The Pongo abelii isolate AG06213 chromosome 20, NHGRI_mPonAbe1-v2.0_pri, whole genome shotgun sequence genome window below encodes:
- the SMIM44 gene encoding small integral membrane protein 44: protein MPGLAAEGEAEGWSPSPPLYEEYRPPPLDSIRLPRYVLYLLLAALVVVAVAYAIVGHLIKDLAHDLADWAFGPKPDQEAAPRELRPSLTGEDLEGLDLQLALAWQGEEDAGGGGEGAPSEPPPPPEPRRPSIAFKDPPSRSSFWKLMST, encoded by the exons ATGCCGGGGCTGGCGGCCGAGGGGGAGGCCGAGGGCTGGAGCCCGTCGCCGCCACTGTACGAGGAGTACCGGCCGCCGCCCCTGGACAGCATCCGCCTGCCCAGGTACGTGCTGTACCTGCTGCTGGCCGCGCTGGTGGTGGTGGCCGTCGCCTACGCCATCGTCGGCCACCTCATCAAAGACCTCGCCCACGACCTGGCCG ACTGGGCATTTGGCCCGAAGCCAGACCAGGAGGCCGCACCCCGGGAGCTGCGCCCCAGCCTGACCGGCGAGGACTTGGAGGGGCTGGACCTGCAGCTGGCCCTGGCCTGGCAGGGCGAGGAGGACGCcggcgggggtggggagggagcccCCTCTGAACCCCCGCCTCCCCCGGAGCCCCGCCGCCCCTCCATTGCCTTCAAGGACCCCCCATCCCGAAGCTCCTTCTGGAAGCTGATGTCAACTTGA
- the DOHH gene encoding deoxyhypusine hydroxylase, whose protein sequence is MVTEQEVDAIGQTLVDPKQPLQARFRALFTLRGLGGPGAIAWISQAFGDDSALLKHELAYCLGQMQDARAIPVLVGVLQDTRQEPMVRHEAGEALGAIGDPEVLELLKQYSSDPVIEVAETCQLAVRRLEWLQQHGGEPAAGPYLSVDPAPPAEERDVGRLREALLDESRPLFERYRAMFALRNAGGEEAALALAEGLHCGSALFRHEVGYVLGQLQHEAAVPQLAAALARCAENPMVRHECAEALGAIARPDCLAALQAHADDPERVVRESCEVALDMYEHETGRAFQYADGLEQLRGAPS, encoded by the exons ATGGTGACGGAGCAGGAGGTGGATGCCATCGGGCAGACGCTGGTGGACCCCAAGCAGCCCCTGCAGGCCCGCTTCCGGGCACTGTTCACGCTGCGTGGGCTCGGCGGCCCAGGCGCCATTGCCTGGATCAGCCAGGCCTTCGGTGACGATTCCGCCCTGCTCAAGCACGAGCTGGCCTACTGCCTGGGCCAGATGCAGGATGCCCGCGCCATCCCCGTGCTGGTGGGCGTGCTGCAAGACACCCGTCAGGAGCCCATGGTGCGCCATGAGGCAG GGGAGGCCCTGGGGGCCATCGGGGACCCGGAAGTTCTGGAGCTCCTGAAGCAATATTCCTCGGACCCCGTCATCGAG GTGGCCGAGACCTGCCAGCTGGCCGtgcgcaggctggagtggctGCAGCAGCACGGCGGGGAGCCGGCGGCGGGACCCTACCTCTCCGTGGACCCTGCCCCGCCGGCTGAGGAGCGTGATGTGGGGCGCCTGCGGGAGGCGCTGCTGGACGAGTCCCGGCCGCTCTTCGAGCGATACCGCGCCATGTTCGCCCTGCGCAACGCGGGAGGCGAGGAGGCCGCCCTGGCGCTGGCCGAGG GTCTGCACTGTGGGAGCGCCCTCTTCCGCCACGAGGTTGGCTACGTCCTGGGACAGCTGCAGCACGAGGCGGCGGTGCCCCAGCTGGCGGCCGCCCTGGCCCGGTGCGCCGAGAACCCCATGGTGCGGCACGAGTGCGCGGAGGCCCTGGGCGCCATCGCCCGGCCCGACTGCCTGGCCGCGCTGCAGGCTCACGCGGACGACCCAGAGCGCGTGGTGCGTGAGAGCTGCGAGGTGGCTCTGGACATGTATGAGCACGAGACCGGGCGGGCCTTCCAGTACGCCGACGGCCTGGAGCAGCTGCGCGGGGCCCCCTCCTAG